A genomic region of Nostoc sp. UHCC 0702 contains the following coding sequences:
- a CDS encoding XRE family transcriptional regulator → MTTNILDNIDLRTLGELLVEARKKCGMTQADAAKVIDVSRPTMVAIEKGERRIKSTELIKLARAYGCPVTDFVRPRPVVQPFEVQFRAVYQRSEKEEAEIKPFILHLQELCQNYLELEKIIDAPLPQNYPLEYEVKNLPIKAAAENIAVAERQRLGLGDGPIPRLRDILEQDVGLRIFYLKMPTKYSEVYSYNEELGGCMAINALHPEERRRWSMAHGYLHFLAHRRKPEFHFDDQYQRVPESEQLAETFSRYFLMPTSGLLKRFNDMCRTHSEFKFTPTNLFTLAHYYGVSVEALVRRLEEMELLRSGTWNKLQDRGLKVRKVQKELALEEIPQRPDMMPLYYQRLAIEALDQGLVTEGRFADFLNVDRLEARCIAEKLREKFQEDSSAMLQETIDFDLRQMQE, encoded by the coding sequence ATGACTACCAATATCCTAGACAATATAGACCTGCGGACGTTGGGGGAACTCCTGGTAGAGGCGCGTAAAAAGTGCGGCATGACTCAGGCTGATGCAGCTAAGGTGATTGATGTTTCACGTCCCACTATGGTTGCTATCGAGAAAGGTGAGCGCCGTATTAAGTCAACTGAACTGATTAAACTTGCTCGTGCCTACGGATGCCCTGTGACTGACTTTGTGAGACCGCGCCCTGTGGTGCAACCTTTTGAAGTACAGTTCCGGGCGGTCTATCAGCGCAGTGAGAAGGAAGAGGCAGAAATTAAACCATTCATTCTTCACCTACAGGAGTTGTGTCAGAATTACCTAGAACTTGAGAAGATTATAGATGCACCACTACCGCAGAACTACCCTTTGGAATATGAGGTGAAAAATCTGCCAATTAAGGCTGCTGCGGAAAATATAGCAGTTGCGGAGCGTCAACGCCTTGGACTAGGGGACGGCCCCATTCCACGTCTTCGGGACATTCTAGAGCAAGATGTGGGACTCCGTATTTTCTATCTGAAGATGCCCACAAAATACTCAGAAGTGTATAGCTACAACGAAGAACTCGGCGGTTGCATGGCAATTAACGCACTTCACCCAGAAGAGCGACGACGTTGGTCAATGGCTCATGGATACCTTCATTTTTTGGCACATCGGCGAAAACCTGAGTTCCACTTTGATGATCAGTATCAACGAGTTCCAGAAAGCGAGCAACTAGCGGAAACTTTTTCCAGATATTTCCTAATGCCTACCAGTGGATTACTTAAACGGTTTAATGATATGTGTCGGACACATAGTGAATTTAAATTTACTCCGACTAATCTATTTACACTGGCACATTACTATGGTGTTTCTGTGGAAGCACTCGTTCGTCGTTTAGAGGAAATGGAACTTCTGCGTTCAGGAACTTGGAATAAATTGCAAGACCGGGGTTTGAAAGTCAGAAAGGTGCAAAAGGAACTTGCCTTAGAGGAAATCCCACAGCGCCCTGATATGATGCCACTCTACTATCAGCGCCTGGCGATTGAGGCACTAGATCAGGGACTCGTCACTGAAGGGCGTTTTGCGGATTTCCTCAATGTTGACCGCTTAGAAGCCCGCTGTATTGCAGAGAAATTGCGAGAGAAATTTCAGGAGGATTCAAGTGCAATGTTGCAGGAAACCATTGATTTTGACCTGCGTCAGATGCAGGAATGA
- a CDS encoding deoxyribodipyrimidine photo-lyase, 8-HDF type has translation MSDLILFWHRRDLRVSDNTGLAAARRRSPKVVGVFCLDPNILERDDVAPVRVTYMIGCLQELQRRYAEVGSQLLILHANPVEAIPALAVTLQAKAVFWNWDVEPYSQERDRTIINSLKEKSIEFLTHNWDQILHAPEEIRSGSNQPYTVYTPFWKNWYSKAKAKAVETLQNAEGLTQTEQQTANIAGAIKLPTAKDLGFIWDGGLIIPPGEAAAQARLEEFTNKAITEYQEQRNFPAVDGTSQLSAALKFGVIGIRTVWQTTIEALENSRSDEAAAGIRTWQQEIAWREFYQHAMYNFPELAEGAYRDAFKNFPWETNTEHFQAWCEGRTGYPIVDAAMRQMNESGWMHNRCRMIVASFLTKDLLINPQLGEKYFMQKLIDGDLSANNGGWQWSASSGMDPKPVRIFNPASQAQKFDPEAEYIRQWVPELRSVDTEYLVTGKISPLERHGLGYPDPIVDHKQQQQQFKQRYQQQKALSSAE, from the coding sequence ATGTCTGACTTAATTCTATTTTGGCATCGGCGCGATTTACGTGTTTCTGATAATACAGGATTGGCTGCGGCAAGACGGCGAAGTCCAAAGGTGGTGGGGGTGTTTTGTCTTGATCCTAATATTCTGGAACGAGATGATGTTGCCCCTGTGAGAGTCACTTACATGATTGGCTGTTTGCAGGAACTACAACGGCGATATGCGGAAGTTGGCAGTCAACTGTTAATACTTCATGCTAATCCTGTGGAGGCAATACCAGCTTTAGCAGTGACTTTGCAAGCTAAGGCTGTGTTTTGGAATTGGGATGTAGAACCGTATTCACAAGAACGCGATCGCACTATCATCAATTCCCTGAAAGAAAAAAGCATTGAGTTTCTTACCCACAATTGGGATCAAATTCTCCACGCCCCAGAAGAAATACGCTCAGGTAGTAATCAACCTTACACAGTTTACACTCCTTTCTGGAAAAATTGGTATAGCAAAGCCAAAGCTAAAGCAGTAGAAACTCTACAAAATGCTGAGGGATTGACGCAAACAGAACAACAAACAGCAAACATTGCAGGAGCGATTAAATTACCAACAGCCAAAGATTTAGGATTTATCTGGGATGGAGGATTAATTATTCCACCAGGGGAGGCGGCGGCGCAAGCAAGACTAGAAGAATTTACTAATAAAGCAATTACTGAATACCAAGAACAGCGCAATTTTCCCGCCGTGGACGGTACATCACAACTGAGTGCAGCTTTGAAATTTGGTGTAATTGGCATTCGCACTGTATGGCAAACCACAATAGAAGCCCTAGAAAACAGCCGCAGTGACGAAGCAGCAGCAGGTATCCGCACGTGGCAACAAGAAATAGCCTGGCGGGAATTTTACCAACATGCAATGTATAATTTTCCAGAATTAGCTGAAGGTGCTTACCGCGACGCCTTCAAAAACTTTCCTTGGGAAACTAACACAGAACATTTTCAGGCTTGGTGTGAGGGGAGAACTGGGTATCCTATCGTGGATGCAGCCATGCGCCAAATGAATGAAAGCGGCTGGATGCATAACCGCTGTCGGATGATTGTTGCTAGTTTCCTTACCAAAGACTTGCTGATTAATCCCCAATTGGGAGAAAAATACTTTATGCAGAAGTTGATTGACGGAGATTTATCTGCTAATAATGGGGGCTGGCAATGGAGTGCTTCTAGTGGTATGGATCCCAAACCCGTGCGGATTTTCAACCCAGCCAGTCAAGCACAAAAATTCGACCCCGAAGCTGAATATATCCGGCAATGGGTGCCAGAATTGCGGTCTGTGGATACAGAATATTTAGTTACTGGTAAAATTTCACCTTTGGAGCGTCATGGGCTTGGCTATCCTGACCCAATTGTAGACCATAAACAACAGCAACAGCAGTTTAAACAACGTTATCAACAGCAAAAAGCCTTGAGTAGTGCTGAATAA
- a CDS encoding acireductone dioxygenase, translating into MPTLLLDDSTIESDLGEIARELAPVGVYVKHYDPGTSLLFPDLLEQDVLTDSEKRYIVELHNGVFEFLQQENGSLWCDLLNVHPGSPNLQMLIDGYSRYHTHSASEPLYILAGEMIFGFVRPDGSQVQLLVQSQDYIYIPAGIEHWCSPTASLYFKAVRYFTTADGWIANYTGTPLSDSLNKPR; encoded by the coding sequence ATGCCTACCCTACTATTAGACGACAGTACAATTGAGAGCGATTTAGGTGAGATAGCTCGTGAACTCGCTCCTGTTGGCGTCTACGTGAAACACTATGACCCAGGAACATCGCTGCTTTTTCCCGATCTATTAGAACAGGACGTTTTGACTGATTCAGAGAAGCGCTACATTGTAGAACTACACAACGGTGTCTTTGAATTTCTCCAACAAGAAAATGGCTCTCTGTGGTGTGACTTGCTGAATGTGCATCCAGGTTCACCCAATCTCCAAATGCTGATAGATGGTTACAGCCGCTACCATACTCATAGCGCTTCTGAGCCGCTTTACATCTTGGCAGGAGAAATGATCTTTGGATTCGTTAGACCCGACGGCAGCCAGGTACAGCTTTTAGTTCAGTCCCAAGACTATATTTACATCCCAGCAGGAATCGAGCATTGGTGTAGCCCTACGGCATCATTATATTTTAAAGCGGTACGCTATTTCACAACAGCAGACGGCTGGATAGCTAACTATACAGGCACTCCATTGAGTGATTCTCTCAATAAACCGCGCTAA
- a CDS encoding ABC transporter substrate-binding protein — protein MNFTLLQSPIQNFYGKFINSVLRLSLLLIILGICLIFLSGCQGTAQKNDGVIHLSLWQVLNPPSNRDVFNKLVDKFNQTHTDIQVDSIFFGDPQLPKILTAVVGNAPPDILLYDSQITGQLAELGAIQPLEDWLDKSPLKSEIIPSLFDELSLNDHIWSIPLYTANFGIFYRPKFFQAAGITEMPKTWEELRQVAKKLTIDRNGDGRPEQYGILLPLGKGEWTVLSWFPFLLSSGGEILTDNKPNLMNKGAISALQFWKDLMTDGSATLSSPERGYEEDAFITGRVAMQMTGPWTYIMKSNVDYGVFPMPASVGRATVTVTGVMFVMKTAPAREQAALKFLEYVLSEEFQTEWSIGTGFLPVNLKAAQSEAYQEIISKKPVLKVFLDQTSVAGARPIIAGASRLSDSLGRAIEAALLGESTEAALQKAQERLELIWDNK, from the coding sequence ATGAACTTTACTCTTTTACAATCCCCAATTCAGAATTTTTATGGCAAGTTTATTAATTCTGTTTTGCGGCTTTCACTTCTGTTAATTATTCTCGGTATATGTCTGATATTTTTATCTGGTTGTCAGGGGACAGCACAGAAAAATGATGGAGTAATTCATCTAAGCTTATGGCAAGTACTCAATCCCCCTTCTAATCGGGATGTGTTTAATAAACTAGTAGACAAATTTAATCAAACTCATACTGATATTCAGGTAGATTCTATCTTCTTTGGTGATCCCCAATTACCGAAAATCTTAACAGCAGTTGTGGGCAATGCGCCTCCAGATATTTTGTTATACGATTCACAAATTACAGGTCAGTTGGCAGAATTAGGGGCAATTCAACCTTTGGAAGATTGGCTGGACAAATCACCGTTGAAGTCAGAAATTATCCCCAGTTTATTCGATGAATTGAGCTTAAACGATCATATTTGGTCAATTCCCCTATACACAGCCAATTTCGGTATTTTTTACCGACCAAAGTTTTTCCAAGCTGCGGGAATCACAGAAATGCCTAAGACTTGGGAAGAATTAAGGCAAGTTGCTAAAAAATTGACTATTGACCGCAATGGCGATGGGCGACCCGAACAGTACGGAATATTACTGCCTTTAGGAAAGGGAGAATGGACTGTTTTGAGTTGGTTTCCGTTTTTATTAAGTAGTGGCGGTGAGATATTGACAGATAATAAACCGAATTTGATGAATAAGGGGGCTATTAGTGCTTTGCAGTTCTGGAAAGACCTGATGACAGATGGTTCAGCGACCCTTTCTTCTCCCGAACGTGGTTATGAAGAAGACGCTTTTATTACGGGTCGGGTTGCTATGCAAATGACAGGCCCTTGGACTTATATCATGAAGTCTAACGTTGATTATGGGGTGTTTCCAATGCCTGCAAGTGTCGGACGGGCGACGGTGACAGTTACGGGAGTTATGTTTGTAATGAAGACCGCGCCAGCAAGAGAGCAAGCTGCACTCAAGTTTTTGGAGTATGTTTTGAGTGAAGAATTCCAAACAGAATGGAGTATTGGGACGGGTTTTTTGCCCGTTAATTTGAAAGCTGCCCAAAGTGAAGCTTATCAGGAAATTATTAGCAAAAAGCCAGTATTAAAAGTGTTTTTGGATCAGACTTCTGTAGCAGGCGCTCGCCCAATTATTGCTGGGGCTAGTCGTCTTTCTGACAGTCTTGGTCGAGCCATTGAAGCTGCATTATTAGGTGAGTCTACCGAAGCAGCTCTCCAAAAAGCCCAAGAGCGTTTAGAACTGATTTGGGATAACAAATAA
- a CDS encoding putative sugar O-methyltransferase — translation MGVPNKVFQTSLTDNIDYPEFCLKASLDSSIFRDFRRSEIYRVALEHDSFEQGLEYLEATKKSSSNVLSKINEFLKNDQLGNPEAFDYEGIGTIAPPTLRYIKILSDLESEFGTLDNLNICEIGVGYGGLCRIISSYFHVKSYTLVDLKPVLMLAQRYLDHYPLNTTLIYKTMNELAKESYDIVISNYAFTEMKREIQDIYLEKVLSSATKGYITYNEINPKDFNSYTKEELIKLIPQIRVNPEVGILHPKDCLLVW, via the coding sequence ATGGGCGTCCCAAATAAGGTTTTTCAAACTAGCCTGACTGACAATATTGACTACCCTGAATTCTGTTTGAAAGCCAGTTTGGATTCTTCCATATTCAGAGATTTTCGTCGCAGTGAAATATATAGGGTTGCATTAGAACACGACTCCTTCGAGCAAGGTTTAGAGTATCTGGAAGCAACCAAGAAGTCTTCCTCTAATGTATTGAGTAAGATTAATGAATTCCTGAAAAATGATCAGCTCGGCAATCCTGAAGCTTTTGATTACGAGGGCATTGGTACAATAGCACCACCAACCCTGCGATACATAAAAATTCTGTCAGATTTGGAATCTGAATTCGGTACTCTTGACAATTTAAATATATGTGAAATCGGAGTTGGTTATGGAGGTCTGTGCAGAATTATCAGTAGTTATTTCCACGTAAAAAGCTATACGTTGGTTGACTTGAAACCAGTGCTAATGCTAGCTCAAAGGTATTTAGACCATTACCCATTAAATACGACGCTGATCTATAAGACAATGAATGAATTGGCCAAAGAAAGTTATGACATTGTGATCAGCAATTATGCCTTTACAGAGATGAAACGAGAAATCCAAGATATTTATCTAGAAAAGGTGCTTTCTTCTGCCACAAAAGGCTATATTACATACAATGAAATCAATCCAAAAGATTTTAATTCTTACACAAAAGAAGAGTTGATTAAGCTCATTCCCCAAATCAGAGTAAATCCAGAAGTTGGCATATTACACCCTAAAGATTGTCTTTTGGTCTGGTAA
- a CDS encoding glycosyltransferase family 2 protein, which translates to MFNDELMLSVSSDDSLNINFQDIFVSKFIQSQADKVALLFTNEYEGILENSGIATYYNTLSQKFSQEGWYVILIVCCAEDKFEGKSNIPHVKHIFSTCEVEQVLNLQPIHSAMLSQVQYNNPIDYTSYCCLFFTQAVVTTFKNSLIYVEFHEYDGIGYRTIQAKQANILEANCLTAVTIHGGHEWISETNKKYIENDPDAFWQVCYYEQYSFENADLALFTSYHLKSKVESYSWKTSHALHVPYFIPIVEKLQNPKELIDIHTANIVKPEIAEKSSLSQIEELKFWQIKYIEELVAKSSPLTDTEPKVTVGVTCYNLGKYLLECLNSLNVQTYKNLEVIVIDDASTDEYTQEVINQAELMFPNFQFIKSNINRGLGGARNYLIEIAEGDYFLPFDADNVALPFMVEKYVKAALVSNAAIVNSLMLAFGTRSTGVEPETSIHCFTGGLLPTMLQSNCWGDAGALFSLKILRKFKHTEDRSTVHHDDWYITTATSVTGEKMGYYTYPLYYYRVRPDSMIHSTSKNLARDQYQLRRYLYQIEPSNYSHRHIYMLLTATQQLMQSRESLQFQLQQAQVELELAKSRIAAMETSNIKFG; encoded by the coding sequence ATGTTTAATGATGAATTAATGCTAAGTGTAAGTTCAGATGACAGTTTGAATATTAATTTTCAAGATATATTTGTTTCCAAGTTTATTCAATCCCAAGCTGACAAAGTTGCTTTACTATTTACTAATGAATATGAAGGGATTTTGGAAAATAGTGGAATTGCAACCTATTACAACACTTTAAGTCAAAAGTTTTCGCAAGAAGGATGGTATGTAATCCTCATAGTCTGCTGTGCTGAAGATAAATTTGAAGGCAAATCAAATATACCTCATGTCAAGCATATATTCTCTACTTGTGAGGTAGAGCAAGTTTTAAATCTTCAGCCTATTCACTCAGCAATGTTATCTCAAGTCCAATATAATAATCCGATTGATTATACCAGTTATTGTTGTTTGTTTTTTACTCAAGCTGTTGTTACTACTTTTAAAAACTCTCTGATTTATGTGGAATTTCATGAGTATGACGGTATTGGCTACCGTACTATTCAAGCAAAACAAGCAAATATATTAGAAGCTAACTGTTTGACAGCTGTCACCATCCACGGTGGACATGAGTGGATATCTGAGACTAACAAAAAATATATTGAAAATGATCCTGATGCGTTTTGGCAAGTTTGTTATTATGAACAGTATTCTTTTGAAAATGCTGATTTAGCCTTATTCACATCTTATCACCTAAAATCAAAAGTAGAATCTTACAGTTGGAAAACGTCTCACGCACTGCACGTTCCCTACTTTATACCCATAGTTGAAAAATTGCAAAATCCGAAAGAACTTATTGATATACATACAGCAAATATAGTTAAGCCAGAAATAGCAGAAAAAAGCAGTTTATCCCAAATTGAAGAATTGAAGTTTTGGCAAATCAAGTATATTGAAGAACTAGTTGCTAAATCATCTCCACTAACTGACACTGAGCCAAAGGTGACTGTTGGAGTCACATGCTATAACTTGGGCAAATACCTTTTAGAATGTCTTAACAGCCTGAACGTACAGACATATAAAAACTTAGAAGTAATTGTTATAGACGATGCTTCTACAGATGAATATACACAGGAGGTTATTAATCAAGCTGAGTTGATGTTTCCAAATTTTCAGTTTATTAAATCTAATATAAATAGAGGGTTAGGTGGCGCTCGTAACTACTTAATTGAAATTGCAGAAGGTGATTATTTTCTACCTTTCGATGCTGATAATGTAGCATTACCTTTCATGGTAGAAAAATATGTTAAAGCAGCTCTTGTTTCTAATGCTGCTATTGTTAACTCTTTGATGTTGGCCTTTGGAACGCGTAGTACTGGGGTTGAACCTGAGACTTCAATTCATTGTTTCACTGGGGGCTTACTACCTACCATGTTGCAAAGTAATTGTTGGGGTGATGCTGGCGCGCTGTTTTCTCTGAAGATTTTACGTAAATTTAAGCATACTGAAGATAGAAGTACAGTGCATCATGATGATTGGTATATTACGACGGCTACATCTGTAACTGGTGAAAAAATGGGCTATTATACATATCCCCTTTACTATTACAGGGTGCGTCCTGATTCAATGATTCATTCTACTAGTAAAAATCTAGCTCGCGATCAATATCAACTTCGACGTTACCTATATCAAATAGAACCATCAAACTATTCTCATCGCCATATATACATGTTACTGACTGCTACACAACAACTTATGCAATCTCGGGAGTCCTTGCAGTTCCAACTTCAGCAAGCTCAGGTAGAATTAGAACTAGCAAAGTCTCGAATTGCAGCTATGGAAACAAGTAATATCAAGTTCGGCTAA
- a CDS encoding LD-carboxypeptidase has protein sequence MQSKILPPPLKPGDLLRVIAPSGALREFETFGQSVEIWRSRGYQVEIIPQIDDRWGYLAGKDENRTQQLAAAWQDPDCRGILCARGGFGSTRILENWNWHTNSTSPKWLIGFSDITALLWSLYTAGISSVHAPVLTTLADEPDWSMQRLFDWVEGCPLTPLKGCGWGGGIASGMLLPGNLTVATHLLATPILPNLDGVILALEDVTEAPYRIDRMLTQWRLSGALQKLRGIALGSFYRCEAPQNIPSFTVESVLRDRLADLGIPIVSDLPFGHDIPNAALPVGVQVTLDADQGILDISQR, from the coding sequence ATGCAATCTAAAATTTTACCACCGCCCCTGAAACCTGGTGACTTGCTGCGAGTAATTGCCCCTAGCGGTGCTCTGCGAGAATTTGAAACGTTTGGGCAGAGTGTGGAAATTTGGCGATCGCGTGGTTATCAAGTAGAAATCATTCCACAGATAGATGACAGATGGGGATATTTAGCAGGTAAAGATGAAAACCGCACTCAGCAATTAGCAGCAGCGTGGCAAGATCCAGATTGTCGCGGTATCCTTTGTGCTAGAGGCGGTTTCGGCAGCACCCGCATTTTGGAAAATTGGAATTGGCATACAAACTCAACATCTCCAAAATGGCTGATTGGTTTTTCAGACATCACTGCTTTGTTATGGAGTCTTTACACAGCAGGAATTTCCAGCGTTCATGCTCCCGTGTTGACTACTTTGGCAGATGAGCCAGATTGGTCAATGCAACGATTATTCGATTGGGTGGAAGGTTGTCCTCTAACTCCTCTGAAAGGTTGTGGTTGGGGCGGTGGCATTGCTAGTGGCATGTTGTTACCAGGTAATCTGACGGTGGCTACCCATCTTTTAGCCACACCCATACTACCGAATTTAGATGGTGTGATTCTGGCTTTGGAGGATGTCACAGAAGCACCATACCGTATTGACAGGATGCTAACGCAGTGGCGTTTGAGTGGTGCTTTACAAAAACTGCGAGGTATTGCTTTGGGAAGCTTTTACCGTTGCGAAGCGCCACAGAATATTCCTAGTTTTACTGTAGAGTCAGTTTTGCGCGATCGCTTGGCTGATTTGGGTATTCCTATTGTCTCTGATTTGCCCTTTGGTCATGATATCCCCAATGCCGCGTTACCAGTGGGTGTCCAGGTGACATTAGATGCGGATCAGGGAATATTAGATATCAGCCAGAGGTGA
- a CDS encoding glycosyltransferase family 4 protein produces MVIQSYKLLFMSTPVGALGTGLGGGVELTLFNIAQPMLRRGHKLKVVAPQGSVIGSLPIQEIPGTLQISAQNQTRTDPIFVPANSVLANMWDYARQVQTDYDLIVNFAYDWLPLYLTPFFNRPIAHLISMGSLTDAMDQMIEQVVNRFPGTIGVHGKTQAATFSFADQCKCLVNGIDLSAYQFCGEPGSSLAWVGRIAPEKGLEDAVAAAKITGIPLKIFGLIQNETYWEQICQEYPDAPIEYVGFLPTNELQQQLGQCRAVFITPRWIEAYPNVALEALACGVPLIAYRRGGLTEIVQDGKTGFLVEPDSVQGLVEAIYRLDEIDRYACRQQAQTDYSQEAMGDRIQNWFDNILSNHP; encoded by the coding sequence ATGGTAATACAGTCTTACAAATTGTTATTTATGTCCACTCCCGTCGGTGCCCTGGGTACAGGATTGGGCGGTGGAGTGGAATTGACTTTATTTAATATCGCTCAACCGATGCTGCGGCGAGGACACAAACTAAAAGTTGTGGCACCGCAAGGATCTGTTATTGGTTCATTGCCCATTCAAGAAATCCCCGGAACACTCCAGATATCAGCCCAAAATCAAACTCGTACCGACCCAATTTTCGTACCTGCTAATTCGGTTTTGGCGAATATGTGGGATTATGCTCGCCAAGTGCAAACAGACTACGATTTGATTGTGAATTTTGCTTATGATTGGCTGCCATTGTATTTAACACCCTTTTTTAACCGTCCCATAGCCCATCTCATCAGTATGGGTTCTCTGACAGATGCAATGGATCAGATGATTGAACAGGTAGTAAATCGTTTTCCAGGTACTATTGGCGTTCACGGTAAAACACAAGCAGCTACTTTTTCATTTGCAGACCAATGTAAGTGTCTAGTTAATGGGATAGATTTATCTGCTTATCAGTTTTGTGGTGAACCAGGTTCGTCTTTAGCATGGGTAGGTCGGATAGCACCGGAAAAAGGGCTAGAAGATGCAGTAGCAGCAGCAAAAATCACAGGCATTCCCTTGAAAATCTTTGGACTAATACAAAATGAAACTTACTGGGAGCAGATTTGTCAAGAATATCCTGATGCACCCATAGAATACGTAGGATTTTTACCGACCAATGAACTACAACAGCAATTAGGGCAGTGTCGGGCAGTATTCATAACTCCCCGATGGATAGAGGCTTATCCGAATGTGGCGCTGGAAGCACTCGCCTGTGGAGTGCCGTTAATTGCCTATCGTCGGGGCGGGTTGACAGAAATTGTACAGGATGGCAAAACAGGCTTTTTGGTAGAACCAGATAGTGTCCAAGGTTTAGTAGAAGCTATTTACCGCCTGGATGAAATTGACCGTTACGCCTGTCGCCAGCAAGCACAAACAGATTACTCTCAAGAGGCTATGGGCGATCGCATACAGAATTGGTTTGACAACATTCTCAGCAATCATCCATAG
- a CDS encoding CopG family transcriptional regulator codes for MSKSLTVQQIHLDLELDEAERLEKHCNQTSKTETDVIHELIRKLPDYPSSLPTNVDKHHSS; via the coding sequence ATGAGTAAAAGTTTAACCGTTCAGCAAATTCATCTTGATTTGGAATTAGATGAAGCCGAAAGGCTGGAAAAACACTGTAATCAGACAAGCAAAACCGAAACTGATGTGATTCACGAACTGATTCGCAAACTGCCTGATTACCCGAGTTCTCTACCAACAAACGTAGATAAACACCACAGCAGTTGA
- a CDS encoding CopG family transcriptional regulator, whose protein sequence is MNKKWAVKRLTVNLTSSEVEKLEQYCSKTGRPATDTIRELIRSLPVETSSVTLPKQVVGET, encoded by the coding sequence ATGAATAAAAAATGGGCTGTTAAGCGACTAACTGTAAATCTCACATCCAGCGAGGTGGAGAAGCTTGAACAGTATTGCTCAAAAACAGGAAGACCTGCAACCGATACAATTAGGGAATTAATCCGGTCTCTACCAGTTGAGACTTCTTCAGTAACACTTCCGAAACAAGTGGTTGGAGAAACTTAA
- a CDS encoding SDR family oxidoreductase — protein sequence MSSFSGKVALVTGGASGLGQGLCEELSRRGAKVILTDINAEAALAQALRLQQAGGNVEAATLDVTSPERVAEVIGTVIDSYGCIDYVFNNAGVVVGGEFQELDTATWQRAVDINLLGVVYVMYTVYNQMIKQRSGHIVNIASMYGLMPGLLCSPYVATKHALAGLTQSVAVEAKNLGIKLTLVCPGYIDTNILKSGVYGKSLDAENIKSRIPLKFLDVPTAVNNILRGVERQQLIVAFPSYVHILWWIHRLSPRLSLLVNNFILHKQRQRYGSLI from the coding sequence ATGAGTAGTTTTTCCGGCAAAGTGGCTCTTGTGACAGGTGGTGCCTCTGGCTTGGGGCAAGGCTTGTGTGAAGAGCTTTCGCGGCGCGGTGCTAAAGTCATACTGACGGACATCAATGCAGAGGCTGCGCTAGCGCAGGCCTTGCGTTTGCAGCAAGCAGGGGGAAATGTGGAAGCTGCTACCTTGGATGTGACAAGCCCAGAGCGTGTTGCAGAGGTTATCGGTACAGTTATAGATAGCTACGGGTGTATCGATTATGTATTTAATAATGCTGGTGTTGTAGTGGGTGGGGAATTTCAGGAACTCGATACAGCTACATGGCAGCGTGCTGTGGATATCAATCTGCTTGGTGTGGTTTATGTGATGTACACAGTTTACAATCAGATGATAAAGCAGCGTAGCGGTCACATTGTCAATATTGCTTCAATGTATGGTTTGATGCCTGGCTTGTTGTGTTCGCCCTATGTGGCAACCAAACATGCCTTGGCTGGTTTAACTCAGTCGGTAGCAGTAGAAGCAAAAAACCTTGGCATCAAGCTAACGCTTGTCTGTCCGGGCTATATTGATACCAATATTTTAAAAAGTGGTGTATACGGCAAAAGCCTCGATGCAGAAAACATTAAGAGCCGTATTCCTTTAAAGTTTCTCGATGTACCGACCGCTGTCAACAACATACTGCGCGGGGTGGAACGTCAGCAGTTAATCGTAGCATTTCCTAGCTATGTGCATATATTGTGGTGGATACACCGCCTGAGTCCGCGGTTATCATTGCTGGTCAATAATTTCATTCTACATAAACAGCGCCAGCGTTATGGCTCACTAATTTAA